In a single window of the Sander lucioperca isolate FBNREF2018 chromosome 19, SLUC_FBN_1.2, whole genome shotgun sequence genome:
- the sgk1 gene encoding serine/threonine-protein kinase Sgk1 isoform X2 codes for MTIKTETEKSALTYSKSKGIVALVTAFMKQRRMGLNDFIQRLATNSYACKHPEVQSILNLSPPQDAELMNTNPSPPPSPSQQINLGPSSNPSAKPSDFHFLKVIGKGSFGKVLLARHRADDEFYAVKVLQKKAILKKKEEKHIMSERNVLLKNVKHPFLVGLHYSFQTADKLYFILDYINGGELFYHLQRERCFLEPRARFYAAEIGSALGYLHSLNIVYRDLKPENILLDSQGHIILTDFGLCKENIEPNGTTSTFCGTPEYLAPEVLHKQPYDRTVDWWCLGAVLYEMLYGLPPFYSRNTAEMYDNILNKPLQLKPNISNAARHLLEGLLQKDRTKRLGCTDDFIEIKNHMFFSPINWDDLNAKKITPPFNPNVTGPNDLRHFDPEFTDEPVPNSIGCSPDSALATASIKEAAEAFVGFSYAPSMDSYL; via the exons ATGACGAttaaaacagagacagaaaagtCTGCCCTGACTTACTCCAAATCTAAAGGGATAGTGGCATTAGTCACCG CATTTATGAAACAGAGGAGAATGGGTCTGAACGACTTCATTCAGAGGCTTGCCACAAACTCCTACGCCTGCAAGCA TCCTGAAGTTCAGTCTATTCTGAACTTGAGTCCCCCTCAGGATGCTGAGCTCATGAACACAAACCCCTCTCCTCCT CCTAGTCCATCCCAACAGATCAACCTCGGTCCGTCCTCCAACCCCTCGGCCAAACCCAGCGACTTTCACTTCCTCAAAGTGATCGGCAAGGGCAGCTTCGGCAAGGTCTTGCTCGCACGCCATCGTGCAGATGACGAGTTTTACGCAGTCAAAGTCCTACAGAAAAAGGCCATCCTCAAGAAGAAGGAG GAGAAACACATCATGTCAGAGAGGAATGTGCTGCTAAAGAATGTCAAGCACCCGTTCTTGGTGGGCCTGCACTACTCTTTCCAAACAGCGGACAAACTCTACTTCATCTTGGACTACATCAATGGAGGAGAG CTGTTCTACCATCTACAGAGAGAGCGCTGCTTCCTCGAGCCCAGAGCCAGGTTCTACGCGGCAGAGATCGGCAGCGCACTGGGCTACCTCCACTCCCTCAACATCGTCTACAGAGACCTGAAGCCAGAGAACATCCTGCTGGACTCACAGGGACACATCATTCTTACAGATTTCGGCCTGTGCAAGGAGAACATTGAACCCAACGGGACCACGTCGACCTTCTGCGGTACGCCAGAG TATTTAGCTCCTGAGGTTCTACACAAGCAGCCGTATGACAGGACGGTAGACTGGTGGTGTTTAGGAGCTGTTCTCTATGAGATGCTGTACGGCCTG CCTCCATTCTACAGCCGCAACACAGCAGAAATGTATGACAACATATTGAACAAGCCGCTGCAGCTGAAACCCAACATTTCCAATGCAGCCAGACACTTGCTGGAGGGCCTGCTGCAGAAGGACCGAACCAAGAGGCTGGGCTGCACAGACGACTTT ATTGAAATTAAGAACCACATGTTCTTCTCCCCTATTAACTGGGATGACCTCAATGCCAAAAAGATCACCCCTCCCTTCAACCCCAACGTG ACGGGACCCAACGACCTGCGGCACTTTGATCCAGAGTTCACAGACGAGCCAGTGCCAAACTCCATTGGTTGTTCCCCAGACAGCGCGCTCGCCACAGCAAGCATCAAAGAGGCTGCAGAGGCCTTTGTGGGCTTCTCCTATGCCCCGTCTATGGACTCCTACCTATAG
- the sgk1 gene encoding serine/threonine-protein kinase Sgk1 isoform X3 has protein sequence MTTDADTRSVLGAFMKQRRMGLNDFIQRLATNSYACKHPEVQSILNLSPPQDAELMNTNPSPPPSPSQQINLGPSSNPSAKPSDFHFLKVIGKGSFGKVLLARHRADDEFYAVKVLQKKAILKKKEEKHIMSERNVLLKNVKHPFLVGLHYSFQTADKLYFILDYINGGELFYHLQRERCFLEPRARFYAAEIGSALGYLHSLNIVYRDLKPENILLDSQGHIILTDFGLCKENIEPNGTTSTFCGTPEYLAPEVLHKQPYDRTVDWWCLGAVLYEMLYGLPPFYSRNTAEMYDNILNKPLQLKPNISNAARHLLEGLLQKDRTKRLGCTDDFIEIKNHMFFSPINWDDLNAKKITPPFNPNVTGPNDLRHFDPEFTDEPVPNSIGCSPDSALATASIKEAAEAFVGFSYAPSMDSYL, from the exons ATGACCACAGATGCAGACACAAGATCAGTGCTCGGAG CATTTATGAAACAGAGGAGAATGGGTCTGAACGACTTCATTCAGAGGCTTGCCACAAACTCCTACGCCTGCAAGCA TCCTGAAGTTCAGTCTATTCTGAACTTGAGTCCCCCTCAGGATGCTGAGCTCATGAACACAAACCCCTCTCCTCCT CCTAGTCCATCCCAACAGATCAACCTCGGTCCGTCCTCCAACCCCTCGGCCAAACCCAGCGACTTTCACTTCCTCAAAGTGATCGGCAAGGGCAGCTTCGGCAAGGTCTTGCTCGCACGCCATCGTGCAGATGACGAGTTTTACGCAGTCAAAGTCCTACAGAAAAAGGCCATCCTCAAGAAGAAGGAG GAGAAACACATCATGTCAGAGAGGAATGTGCTGCTAAAGAATGTCAAGCACCCGTTCTTGGTGGGCCTGCACTACTCTTTCCAAACAGCGGACAAACTCTACTTCATCTTGGACTACATCAATGGAGGAGAG CTGTTCTACCATCTACAGAGAGAGCGCTGCTTCCTCGAGCCCAGAGCCAGGTTCTACGCGGCAGAGATCGGCAGCGCACTGGGCTACCTCCACTCCCTCAACATCGTCTACAGAGACCTGAAGCCAGAGAACATCCTGCTGGACTCACAGGGACACATCATTCTTACAGATTTCGGCCTGTGCAAGGAGAACATTGAACCCAACGGGACCACGTCGACCTTCTGCGGTACGCCAGAG TATTTAGCTCCTGAGGTTCTACACAAGCAGCCGTATGACAGGACGGTAGACTGGTGGTGTTTAGGAGCTGTTCTCTATGAGATGCTGTACGGCCTG CCTCCATTCTACAGCCGCAACACAGCAGAAATGTATGACAACATATTGAACAAGCCGCTGCAGCTGAAACCCAACATTTCCAATGCAGCCAGACACTTGCTGGAGGGCCTGCTGCAGAAGGACCGAACCAAGAGGCTGGGCTGCACAGACGACTTT ATTGAAATTAAGAACCACATGTTCTTCTCCCCTATTAACTGGGATGACCTCAATGCCAAAAAGATCACCCCTCCCTTCAACCCCAACGTG ACGGGACCCAACGACCTGCGGCACTTTGATCCAGAGTTCACAGACGAGCCAGTGCCAAACTCCATTGGTTGTTCCCCAGACAGCGCGCTCGCCACAGCAAGCATCAAAGAGGCTGCAGAGGCCTTTGTGGGCTTCTCCTATGCCCCGTCTATGGACTCCTACCTATAG
- the sgk1 gene encoding serine/threonine-protein kinase Sgk1 isoform X5 has protein sequence MRVPSDLKAFMKQRRMGLNDFIQRLATNSYACKHPEVQSILNLSPPQDAELMNTNPSPPPSPSQQINLGPSSNPSAKPSDFHFLKVIGKGSFGKVLLARHRADDEFYAVKVLQKKAILKKKEEKHIMSERNVLLKNVKHPFLVGLHYSFQTADKLYFILDYINGGELFYHLQRERCFLEPRARFYAAEIGSALGYLHSLNIVYRDLKPENILLDSQGHIILTDFGLCKENIEPNGTTSTFCGTPEYLAPEVLHKQPYDRTVDWWCLGAVLYEMLYGLPPFYSRNTAEMYDNILNKPLQLKPNISNAARHLLEGLLQKDRTKRLGCTDDFIEIKNHMFFSPINWDDLNAKKITPPFNPNVTGPNDLRHFDPEFTDEPVPNSIGCSPDSALATASIKEAAEAFVGFSYAPSMDSYL, from the exons ATGAGAGTTCCTTCCGATCTGAAAG CATTTATGAAACAGAGGAGAATGGGTCTGAACGACTTCATTCAGAGGCTTGCCACAAACTCCTACGCCTGCAAGCA TCCTGAAGTTCAGTCTATTCTGAACTTGAGTCCCCCTCAGGATGCTGAGCTCATGAACACAAACCCCTCTCCTCCT CCTAGTCCATCCCAACAGATCAACCTCGGTCCGTCCTCCAACCCCTCGGCCAAACCCAGCGACTTTCACTTCCTCAAAGTGATCGGCAAGGGCAGCTTCGGCAAGGTCTTGCTCGCACGCCATCGTGCAGATGACGAGTTTTACGCAGTCAAAGTCCTACAGAAAAAGGCCATCCTCAAGAAGAAGGAG GAGAAACACATCATGTCAGAGAGGAATGTGCTGCTAAAGAATGTCAAGCACCCGTTCTTGGTGGGCCTGCACTACTCTTTCCAAACAGCGGACAAACTCTACTTCATCTTGGACTACATCAATGGAGGAGAG CTGTTCTACCATCTACAGAGAGAGCGCTGCTTCCTCGAGCCCAGAGCCAGGTTCTACGCGGCAGAGATCGGCAGCGCACTGGGCTACCTCCACTCCCTCAACATCGTCTACAGAGACCTGAAGCCAGAGAACATCCTGCTGGACTCACAGGGACACATCATTCTTACAGATTTCGGCCTGTGCAAGGAGAACATTGAACCCAACGGGACCACGTCGACCTTCTGCGGTACGCCAGAG TATTTAGCTCCTGAGGTTCTACACAAGCAGCCGTATGACAGGACGGTAGACTGGTGGTGTTTAGGAGCTGTTCTCTATGAGATGCTGTACGGCCTG CCTCCATTCTACAGCCGCAACACAGCAGAAATGTATGACAACATATTGAACAAGCCGCTGCAGCTGAAACCCAACATTTCCAATGCAGCCAGACACTTGCTGGAGGGCCTGCTGCAGAAGGACCGAACCAAGAGGCTGGGCTGCACAGACGACTTT ATTGAAATTAAGAACCACATGTTCTTCTCCCCTATTAACTGGGATGACCTCAATGCCAAAAAGATCACCCCTCCCTTCAACCCCAACGTG ACGGGACCCAACGACCTGCGGCACTTTGATCCAGAGTTCACAGACGAGCCAGTGCCAAACTCCATTGGTTGTTCCCCAGACAGCGCGCTCGCCACAGCAAGCATCAAAGAGGCTGCAGAGGCCTTTGTGGGCTTCTCCTATGCCCCGTCTATGGACTCCTACCTATAG
- the sgk1 gene encoding serine/threonine-protein kinase Sgk1 isoform X4 — MKDKTTALTSFMKQRRMGLNDFIQRLATNSYACKHPEVQSILNLSPPQDAELMNTNPSPPPSPSQQINLGPSSNPSAKPSDFHFLKVIGKGSFGKVLLARHRADDEFYAVKVLQKKAILKKKEEKHIMSERNVLLKNVKHPFLVGLHYSFQTADKLYFILDYINGGELFYHLQRERCFLEPRARFYAAEIGSALGYLHSLNIVYRDLKPENILLDSQGHIILTDFGLCKENIEPNGTTSTFCGTPEYLAPEVLHKQPYDRTVDWWCLGAVLYEMLYGLPPFYSRNTAEMYDNILNKPLQLKPNISNAARHLLEGLLQKDRTKRLGCTDDFIEIKNHMFFSPINWDDLNAKKITPPFNPNVTGPNDLRHFDPEFTDEPVPNSIGCSPDSALATASIKEAAEAFVGFSYAPSMDSYL, encoded by the exons atgaaagacaaaacaaCCGCTTTGACGT CATTTATGAAACAGAGGAGAATGGGTCTGAACGACTTCATTCAGAGGCTTGCCACAAACTCCTACGCCTGCAAGCA TCCTGAAGTTCAGTCTATTCTGAACTTGAGTCCCCCTCAGGATGCTGAGCTCATGAACACAAACCCCTCTCCTCCT CCTAGTCCATCCCAACAGATCAACCTCGGTCCGTCCTCCAACCCCTCGGCCAAACCCAGCGACTTTCACTTCCTCAAAGTGATCGGCAAGGGCAGCTTCGGCAAGGTCTTGCTCGCACGCCATCGTGCAGATGACGAGTTTTACGCAGTCAAAGTCCTACAGAAAAAGGCCATCCTCAAGAAGAAGGAG GAGAAACACATCATGTCAGAGAGGAATGTGCTGCTAAAGAATGTCAAGCACCCGTTCTTGGTGGGCCTGCACTACTCTTTCCAAACAGCGGACAAACTCTACTTCATCTTGGACTACATCAATGGAGGAGAG CTGTTCTACCATCTACAGAGAGAGCGCTGCTTCCTCGAGCCCAGAGCCAGGTTCTACGCGGCAGAGATCGGCAGCGCACTGGGCTACCTCCACTCCCTCAACATCGTCTACAGAGACCTGAAGCCAGAGAACATCCTGCTGGACTCACAGGGACACATCATTCTTACAGATTTCGGCCTGTGCAAGGAGAACATTGAACCCAACGGGACCACGTCGACCTTCTGCGGTACGCCAGAG TATTTAGCTCCTGAGGTTCTACACAAGCAGCCGTATGACAGGACGGTAGACTGGTGGTGTTTAGGAGCTGTTCTCTATGAGATGCTGTACGGCCTG CCTCCATTCTACAGCCGCAACACAGCAGAAATGTATGACAACATATTGAACAAGCCGCTGCAGCTGAAACCCAACATTTCCAATGCAGCCAGACACTTGCTGGAGGGCCTGCTGCAGAAGGACCGAACCAAGAGGCTGGGCTGCACAGACGACTTT ATTGAAATTAAGAACCACATGTTCTTCTCCCCTATTAACTGGGATGACCTCAATGCCAAAAAGATCACCCCTCCCTTCAACCCCAACGTG ACGGGACCCAACGACCTGCGGCACTTTGATCCAGAGTTCACAGACGAGCCAGTGCCAAACTCCATTGGTTGTTCCCCAGACAGCGCGCTCGCCACAGCAAGCATCAAAGAGGCTGCAGAGGCCTTTGTGGGCTTCTCCTATGCCCCGTCTATGGACTCCTACCTATAG